Proteins encoded by one window of Lutibacter sp. A64:
- a CDS encoding M23 family metallopeptidase has translation MAKVKYYYDSDTLSYQKIKPKKGQKIKGLLLTLLGGFVFMILGFVVFTPIFESPKEKELKRELEFVKLNEELHAKKIAQLDKILKEIQDRDNNIYRLYFEVNPIPEEQRTAGFGGVNRYKALEGFDNSEMIIDVTKNMDILSKQLYVQSKSLDEIVKLAENKEKLLAAIPAIQPVKKEDLTRMASGYGWRTDPFTKARKRHWGMDFTAPRGTPVYASGDGVVTRADQNSSGYGKHIRIDHGFGYLSLYAHLSKYNVRKGQKVKRGDLIGFVGNTGRSQAPHLHYEIHKNGKKINPINFYYGDLSPEEFEAMQKEAQKEGQSLD, from the coding sequence ATGGCGAAGGTAAAATATTATTACGATTCTGATACATTATCTTACCAAAAGATAAAACCTAAAAAAGGGCAAAAAATAAAGGGTTTATTGCTTACATTGCTTGGTGGTTTTGTGTTTATGATACTTGGTTTTGTTGTATTTACTCCAATTTTTGAATCTCCTAAAGAAAAAGAATTGAAGCGCGAACTAGAATTTGTTAAGCTTAATGAGGAATTACACGCAAAAAAAATTGCTCAATTAGATAAAATTTTAAAAGAAATTCAAGATAGAGATAACAATATTTATAGATTGTATTTTGAAGTAAATCCAATACCTGAAGAGCAAAGAACTGCTGGTTTTGGAGGTGTAAATAGGTATAAAGCATTAGAAGGTTTTGATAATTCTGAAATGATAATTGATGTTACTAAAAACATGGATATTTTATCTAAACAATTATATGTACAGTCAAAATCACTTGATGAAATTGTGAAACTAGCAGAAAATAAAGAAAAATTATTAGCTGCAATTCCTGCAATTCAACCTGTAAAAAAAGAAGATTTAACACGTATGGCTTCTGGTTATGGTTGGAGAACAGATCCGTTTACAAAAGCGCGTAAAAGACATTGGGGAATGGATTTTACCGCGCCAAGAGGTACTCCGGTTTACGCATCTGGAGATGGTGTTGTTACTAGAGCCGACCAAAACTCATCAGGATATGGAAAACATATTAGAATTGACCATGGTTTTGGCTATCTTTCTTTATACGCACACCTAAGTAAATACAATGTTAGAAAAGGTCAAAAAGTTAAACGTGGCGATTTAATTGGTTTTGTTGGTAATACTGGGCGTTCACAAGCTCCACATTTACATTATGAAATTCATAAAAATGGGAAAAAGATAAATCCTATTAATTTTTATTATGGTGATTTATCTCCTGAAGAATTTGAAGCCATGCAAAAAGAAGCCCAAAAAGAAGGACAATCTCTCGATTAA
- a CDS encoding MerR family transcriptional regulator, with translation MHIDLPEKRYYKIGEVAKAFGLNTSHIRFWEKEFDILKPKKNNKGNRLFTPEDLKNLQLIYHLVKEKGFTLEGAKIKMKQQPKIVKGNHDIILRLESIKAELINIKKEIS, from the coding sequence ATGCATATAGATTTACCAGAAAAGCGCTATTATAAAATTGGTGAAGTTGCTAAAGCTTTTGGCTTAAATACTTCGCATATACGTTTTTGGGAAAAAGAATTTGATATTTTAAAGCCTAAAAAAAACAATAAAGGCAATCGGTTATTTACACCTGAAGATCTAAAAAACCTGCAATTAATTTATCATTTAGTTAAAGAAAAAGGGTTTACTTTAGAAGGTGCTAAAATTAAAATGAAACAACAACCAAAAATTGTAAAAGGAAATCATGATATTATTTTAAGATTAGAATCTATAAAAGCAGAATTGATTAATATTAAAAAAGAAATTTCTTAA
- a CDS encoding LemA family protein: protein MKKWLIPLIIIALLVFGGYSWVKGFYNTGIQLNENVSESWGNVETAYQRRGDLIGNLVKTVQGAADFEKETLTQVIEARASATSVKIDPSNITPEQLAQFNQVQGGLSGALKSLLVTVERYPDLKANQNFLKLQDELASTENQILTARTRFNEAIKPFNNHVKTFPNNILAGFFDFEGKPYFEAEAGLEKAPDVEFDFGKKE, encoded by the coding sequence ATGAAAAAGTGGTTAATACCGTTAATTATAATAGCATTACTAGTTTTTGGAGGCTATTCTTGGGTTAAAGGATTTTACAATACTGGAATTCAATTAAATGAGAATGTTTCAGAAAGTTGGGGAAATGTAGAAACAGCTTACCAACGTAGAGGAGATTTAATTGGAAATTTAGTGAAAACAGTTCAAGGTGCTGCTGATTTTGAAAAAGAAACCTTAACACAGGTTATTGAAGCAAGAGCAAGCGCTACTTCTGTAAAAATTGACCCATCTAATATTACACCAGAACAATTGGCACAATTTAATCAAGTACAAGGAGGTTTAAGCGGTGCGTTAAAAAGTTTATTGGTTACAGTAGAGCGTTATCCAGATTTAAAAGCAAATCAAAACTTTTTAAAATTACAAGATGAATTGGCAAGTACAGAAAATCAAATTTTAACGGCACGTACGCGTTTTAATGAAGCAATTAAGCCATTTAATAATCATGTTAAAACATTTCCAAATAATATTTTAGCTGGCTTTTTTGACTTTGAAGGAAAACCTTATTTTGAAGCAGAAGCTGGTTTAGAAAAAGCGCCAGATGTTGAATTTGATTTCGGAAAAAAAGAATAA
- a CDS encoding TPM domain-containing protein, with protein sequence MSKVEDFLSAKQEKVLVETIQVSEKNTSGEIRVHIEKSTEKSPMDRALEVFYFLEMDKTELRNGILIYVAVESKKIAILGDEGINNLVPKDFWDQELALMLTHFKKGDFTKGLQLAIIEIGEKLKQFFPYQKNDINELSDEISKG encoded by the coding sequence ATGTCTAAAGTTGAAGATTTTTTATCGGCAAAACAAGAGAAAGTTTTAGTTGAAACTATACAAGTTTCTGAAAAAAATACTTCAGGTGAAATACGTGTACATATAGAAAAATCTACAGAAAAATCTCCAATGGATAGAGCATTGGAGGTTTTTTATTTTTTAGAAATGGATAAAACAGAACTAAGAAATGGAATTCTAATATACGTAGCCGTTGAAAGTAAAAAAATCGCAATTCTTGGAGATGAAGGTATTAATAATTTAGTTCCTAAAGATTTTTGGGATCAAGAATTAGCTTTAATGCTTACACATTTTAAAAAAGGTGATTTTACTAAAGGGTTGCAATTAGCAATTATAGAAATTGGAGAAAAATTAAAGCAATTTTTTCCTTATCAGAAAAATGATATTAACGAATTATCTGACGAAATTTCTAAAGGATAA
- a CDS encoding TPM domain-containing protein, with protein MIFTHNMLKKYTAFFIAILFFQVAFGQFTIPKKPTLQTSVYDYANLLSASQKSSLEKKLISYSDSTSTQIVIATIETLEGEDIGVLTPKWAHQWGIGQAKEDNGVFILLANKERKIWISPGYGVEHKLTAGLTGTLVRNVILPEFRKGDYYDGLDKGTYAIFEILNGTYKNNAPAESGEGGFPSIVIIIIIFVFLLIIFSKKNKGGGGNGRGGFKDNSTAADILNAIILSRAGRGGFGGGSFGGGSSSGGFGGGGFGGGFGGGGFSGGGAGGGW; from the coding sequence ATGATTTTTACACACAACATGTTAAAAAAATACACAGCATTTTTTATTGCAATTTTGTTTTTTCAGGTTGCATTTGGGCAATTTACAATTCCTAAAAAACCAACCTTACAAACAAGTGTTTACGATTATGCCAATCTACTTTCTGCTTCACAAAAAAGCAGTTTAGAAAAAAAACTTATAAGTTATTCCGATTCAACTTCAACGCAAATTGTAATTGCAACTATTGAAACCCTTGAGGGGGAAGATATTGGTGTTTTAACTCCAAAATGGGCTCATCAATGGGGAATAGGACAAGCTAAAGAAGATAATGGAGTTTTTATTCTGTTAGCAAATAAAGAACGTAAAATATGGATTTCTCCAGGCTATGGTGTAGAGCATAAATTAACCGCTGGTTTAACAGGTACTTTAGTTAGAAATGTAATACTCCCAGAGTTTAGAAAAGGTGATTATTATGACGGTTTAGACAAAGGGACCTATGCCATTTTTGAAATATTAAACGGGACTTATAAAAATAATGCACCTGCCGAAAGTGGTGAAGGTGGGTTTCCTTCAATTGTTATTATCATCATTATTTTTGTTTTCTTATTAATTATTTTTTCTAAGAAAAATAAAGGAGGTGGCGGTAATGGAAGAGGTGGATTTAAAGATAATTCTACAGCTGCAGATATTTTAAATGCAATTATACTAAGTCGTGCTGGAAGAGGTGGTTTTGGCGGCGGAAGCTTTGGCGGAGGATCATCGAGCGGTGGTTTTGGCGGTGGAGGCTTCGGTGGCGGTTTTGGCGGTGGCGGTTTCTCTGGTGGTGGAGCTGGTGGAGGCTGGTAA
- a CDS encoding outer membrane beta-barrel protein, with protein MKKLLSIILILFTCLSYSQSKNIKLTGKIVSINDSIPLESATIYLERIKDSSVINYTISNNNGLFTIKDKIYDLKINFFVSYFGYKTFSKTIDLKTSEIDLKTIFLEQHENLLNEVEIKSRAPITVKKDTLEFNVKSFNTKKDANVEDLLRKLPGVEIGMDGEIKINGKVVNEILVNGKPFFSNDPLIATRNLSKNIIEKIQVTDTKSKSEVFLGQDGEQLNKSINLVIKEKNNKGAFGSLSAGKGSDDRYEVAGMLNLFNNDQRLSIVAGGNNVNSPRFSMGGFSSMTIGMVSSVNFSQVSAGSLVQGMPSFGASNGITTSKNGGINYSDNFGKKVDFTTDYFYSTSNTEGATKTKRENILPDSRYFSNSDNTSINEKNKHRINFSTQFKIDSTLMIYFKPTIEYTKSFSEASSNEESLNDNQELINKSTNNNFSETTSKSFNYNLSISKKLNNKGRFIRLGINSNNNNQDSESFYDSNTELFGDTPSVIERNQQISSKNSSNNTKIDFTYRQPIIANKFFINFEYAFNNQKQTNEKYSYEFDENTQDFTEFSEDLSSDFTYTSINNSTGVSLNLQKEKISAHIGSSINFRTLKNSDFLRPELDLERKFTSASLNSNIRFNSNRTSTFSLGYNLTNSPPSLSYLQPFKNISNPLNTIIGNPSLEPSNNHQINLAFYNFNMQKKSNFNANIGARFINDNIVSKSAIDENYLRTTSYTNVDGNRNLYGNTNYSKSIKVDSVKTVRFNIGLGLNSSRNVNFSNDEKYISNNNSLSPSLGLIFNWHNIMEISPNYSISLSESKYDIALFKDRTYTRHSFSVRTRTSIPKNFEWQNNINYNYNPNIAEGFKKSSWNWNATLAYKFAGDKFVSTLKVYDILNQNTNARRTATENYIQDSESSILKRYFMLSLKWNFNNTSKPQRQRGGSFMMMR; from the coding sequence ATGAAAAAACTGCTATCAATCATCTTAATTTTATTTACATGTCTTTCCTATTCTCAATCTAAAAATATAAAATTAACTGGTAAAATAGTTAGTATTAACGATAGTATTCCACTTGAATCTGCAACTATTTATTTAGAAAGAATTAAAGATAGTTCTGTTATAAACTATACAATTTCAAACAATAATGGTTTGTTTACCATTAAAGATAAAATATACGATTTAAAAATTAATTTTTTTGTTTCCTACTTTGGTTATAAAACCTTTTCAAAAACAATAGATTTAAAGACTTCTGAAATAGATCTAAAAACAATATTTTTAGAACAACATGAAAACTTATTAAATGAAGTTGAAATTAAATCTAGAGCACCAATTACTGTTAAAAAAGATACCTTAGAATTTAATGTTAAATCGTTTAACACAAAAAAAGATGCAAATGTTGAAGATTTATTAAGGAAATTACCTGGAGTAGAAATTGGGATGGATGGAGAAATTAAAATAAATGGCAAAGTGGTTAATGAAATATTAGTAAACGGAAAACCCTTTTTTAGCAACGATCCTTTAATTGCAACTAGAAATTTATCGAAAAATATAATTGAAAAAATTCAGGTTACAGATACAAAATCAAAGTCTGAAGTATTTTTAGGACAAGATGGAGAACAGTTAAACAAATCAATAAATTTAGTAATTAAAGAAAAAAACAACAAAGGTGCTTTTGGTAGTTTATCTGCAGGAAAAGGAAGTGATGATCGTTACGAAGTTGCAGGAATGCTTAATTTATTTAACAACGATCAAAGATTAAGTATTGTTGCTGGTGGAAACAATGTAAATTCTCCGAGATTTAGCATGGGTGGATTTTCTAGCATGACTATTGGAATGGTATCTTCAGTAAATTTTTCTCAAGTAAGTGCAGGATCACTTGTACAAGGAATGCCTTCTTTTGGCGCTAGTAACGGAATAACAACCTCTAAAAATGGAGGTATAAATTATTCAGATAATTTTGGTAAAAAAGTAGATTTCACCACAGATTATTTTTATTCAACAAGTAATACCGAAGGAGCAACCAAAACTAAAAGAGAAAATATTTTACCAGATTCAAGATACTTTTCAAACTCTGATAATACTTCTATCAATGAAAAAAATAAACATCGAATAAATTTTAGTACTCAATTTAAAATTGATTCAACATTAATGATTTATTTTAAACCAACAATTGAATATACTAAAAGTTTTTCTGAAGCAAGTTCAAATGAAGAATCTTTAAACGACAATCAAGAATTAATTAATAAATCTACCAATAATAATTTTTCAGAAACTACTTCAAAATCTTTTAATTATAACTTATCCATTTCAAAAAAATTAAACAACAAGGGACGTTTTATTAGATTAGGAATAAACAGCAATAATAACAATCAAGATTCAGAAAGTTTCTATGATTCAAATACCGAACTTTTTGGTGATACTCCATCCGTTATAGAAAGAAACCAACAAATTTCTTCTAAAAACTCGTCAAACAACACCAAAATAGATTTTACATATCGCCAACCCATTATTGCAAATAAATTTTTTATAAATTTTGAATATGCGTTTAACAATCAAAAACAAACTAATGAAAAGTATTCGTATGAATTTGATGAAAATACACAAGATTTTACTGAATTTTCAGAAGACCTTAGTTCAGATTTTACATATACGTCTATTAATAATAGTACTGGAGTTTCTTTAAATTTACAAAAAGAAAAAATAAGTGCCCATATTGGTTCTAGCATTAATTTTAGAACCTTAAAAAACAGTGATTTTTTAAGACCAGAATTAGATTTAGAGAGAAAATTTACTTCTGCATCCTTAAATTCTAATATCCGTTTTAATTCTAATAGAACATCTACATTTTCTTTAGGTTATAATTTAACTAATTCACCACCAAGTTTATCCTACCTTCAACCCTTTAAAAATATAAGTAACCCATTAAACACCATAATAGGAAACCCAAGTTTAGAGCCTTCTAACAACCATCAAATCAATTTAGCCTTTTACAATTTTAACATGCAAAAAAAGAGTAATTTTAATGCTAATATAGGCGCTAGATTTATAAATGATAACATTGTTTCAAAATCTGCAATTGATGAAAATTATTTACGTACAACATCTTACACAAATGTAGATGGAAACCGCAATTTGTATGGAAATACTAATTATAGTAAATCAATTAAAGTTGATAGTGTTAAAACAGTTCGTTTTAATATTGGATTAGGGTTAAATTCATCTAGAAATGTAAATTTTAGTAATGATGAAAAATATATTTCAAACAATAACTCTCTTTCTCCTTCCCTAGGTTTAATTTTTAATTGGCATAATATAATGGAAATTAGTCCAAATTATTCAATTTCATTAAGTGAAAGCAAATATGATATTGCTCTTTTTAAAGATAGAACATATACTCGACATTCATTTTCTGTAAGAACAAGAACTTCCATTCCAAAAAACTTTGAATGGCAAAATAATATAAATTATAACTACAACCCAAATATAGCAGAGGGATTTAAAAAAAGCTCTTGGAATTGGAATGCTACATTGGCTTATAAATTTGCAGGTGATAAATTTGTTTCTACTTTAAAAGTTTATGATATACTAAATCAGAATACTAATGCAAGAAGAACTGCAACAGAAAACTATATTCAAGATTCGGAAAGCTCTATTCTTAAACGCTATTTTATGTTAAGTTTAAAATGGAATTTTAACAATACAAGTAAACCTCAAAGACAACGTGGAGGTAGTTTTATGATGATGCGTTAA
- a CDS encoding rhodanese-like domain-containing protein, producing the protein MKNYTSIVISLLFGLNAIGQTIEKIVAKDVLEIVVSRDTTNTIMIDGRSAEMFADKHIEGVVNIDAFSESSSIELKNYIDKQELIVYCSNNKRGGIIIEKLI; encoded by the coding sequence ATGAAAAATTATACTTCCATAGTAATCAGTTTACTTTTTGGTTTAAATGCAATTGGTCAAACAATAGAAAAAATAGTGGCAAAAGATGTTTTAGAAATAGTTGTTAGTAGAGATACAACAAATACTATAATGATTGATGGTAGAAGTGCTGAAATGTTTGCAGATAAGCATATTGAAGGAGTTGTAAATATAGATGCTTTTAGTGAATCGTCTTCAATAGAATTAAAGAATTATATTGATAAACAAGAGCTTATAGTGTATTGCTCTAACAATAAAAGAGGTGGAATTATTATTGAAAAACTTATATAG
- a CDS encoding ArsR/SmtB family transcription factor, producing the protein MNQDIENQFLEKAALFKALAHPTRLFIINAVKDKKLSVKELTELVGVDISTMSKHLSILKNHKIIKGKKDKNYIYYSLEIPCVLDFMTCAVKVIEKNK; encoded by the coding sequence GTGAATCAAGATATAGAAAATCAATTTCTAGAAAAAGCAGCATTATTTAAAGCATTAGCACACCCAACTCGCTTATTTATTATTAATGCTGTAAAAGATAAAAAACTGTCTGTAAAAGAGCTTACAGAACTGGTAGGTGTTGATATTTCTACAATGTCTAAACATTTAAGTATTCTTAAAAATCACAAAATTATTAAAGGGAAAAAGGATAAAAATTATATTTATTATAGTTTAGAAATTCCTTGTGTGTTAGATTTTATGACTTGTGCCGTTAAAGTAATCGAAAAAAATAAATAA